In Carnobacterium sp. CP1, the following are encoded in one genomic region:
- the gpmI gene encoding 2,3-bisphosphoglycerate-independent phosphoglycerate mutase codes for MSKTPVAIVILDGFGWRNEVMGNAVAQAKKPNFDRYMATYPHSQLKASGLDVGLPAGQMGNSEVGHTNIGAGRIVYQSLTRIDKAIEEGEFQSNPALSDAMNQAIENHANLHLFGLLSDGGVHSHLNHLISLLKTAKEKGVANVYIHAFLDGRDVAPNSGAGYIEQLEKAIKEIGIGEIATVSGRFYAMDRDKRWERVEKAYNAIVHGEGVKATDALEAVKASYASEKFDEFVLPTVIEKDGKAVGTVEDNDSIIFFNFRPDRAIQLSNAFTDDEWEHFDRGTRAKNVKFVTMTLYNPSIKAAVAFEPIEMKNVIGEVLSDKGLTQLRIAETEKYPHVTFFMNGGRNEEFPGENRILIPSPKVETYDLQPEMSAYEVTDALVADIEADKSDAIILNFANPDMVGHSGMLEPTIKAIEAVDENLGRVVDAIIAKGGYAIIFADHGNADTMITPEGNPHTAHTTVPVPVIVTKKDVTLREGGRLADIAPTMLDLLNVEKPAEMTGESLIQK; via the coding sequence ATGAGCAAAACACCAGTAGCCATCGTTATTCTTGACGGATTTGGATGGCGCAATGAAGTAATGGGCAATGCTGTAGCACAAGCTAAAAAGCCTAATTTTGACCGCTACATGGCAACTTATCCACATAGTCAATTAAAAGCTTCTGGTTTGGATGTTGGTCTTCCAGCAGGTCAAATGGGGAACTCTGAAGTTGGACACACAAACATTGGAGCAGGCCGTATCGTCTACCAAAGTTTGACTCGTATTGATAAAGCCATTGAAGAAGGCGAATTTCAATCGAATCCAGCTTTGAGCGACGCAATGAATCAAGCGATTGAAAATCATGCAAACCTACATTTGTTTGGTCTTTTATCGGATGGGGGCGTACACAGCCATTTAAACCATTTGATTTCATTGTTAAAAACAGCCAAAGAAAAAGGAGTCGCAAATGTCTATATCCATGCTTTTCTTGATGGACGAGACGTAGCCCCTAATTCAGGAGCAGGGTACATTGAGCAGTTAGAAAAGGCTATAAAAGAAATCGGAATTGGCGAAATCGCTACGGTTTCTGGTCGATTCTATGCAATGGACCGTGATAAACGTTGGGAACGAGTTGAAAAAGCTTATAACGCAATTGTCCATGGCGAAGGCGTAAAAGCAACAGATGCATTGGAAGCTGTTAAAGCTAGCTATGCATCAGAAAAATTTGACGAGTTTGTCTTGCCAACGGTAATCGAAAAAGATGGCAAAGCAGTCGGAACAGTTGAAGACAATGACTCTATCATCTTCTTTAACTTCCGTCCTGACCGTGCTATTCAATTATCGAATGCATTTACAGACGACGAATGGGAACACTTTGACCGCGGAACACGCGCTAAAAATGTGAAATTTGTGACGATGACGCTTTATAACCCAAGCATTAAAGCAGCTGTGGCTTTTGAACCGATCGAAATGAAAAATGTGATTGGTGAAGTTCTTTCAGATAAAGGGTTAACTCAACTTCGGATTGCAGAAACTGAAAAGTATCCGCATGTCACTTTCTTTATGAATGGTGGCCGGAACGAAGAGTTTCCTGGAGAAAATCGTATTCTAATTCCATCACCAAAAGTGGAAACATACGATTTGCAACCAGAAATGAGCGCTTATGAAGTAACGGATGCATTAGTTGCAGATATTGAAGCAGATAAATCTGATGCCATTATCTTGAACTTTGCAAACCCGGATATGGTTGGGCATTCTGGCATGTTGGAACCTACAATAAAAGCTATTGAAGCAGTTGATGAAAACTTAGGACGTGTAGTGGATGCGATTATTGCCAAAGGCGGCTATGCAATCATTTTCGCTGACCATGGAAACGCGGATACAATGATCACACCTGAAGGAAATCCTCATACTGCTCATACAACTGTTCCGGTTCCTGTAATTGTAACGAAAAAAGACGTTACCTTACGTGAAGGCGGACGTTTAGCAGATATTGCACCAACAATGTTAGATTTATTAAATGTTGAAAAACCAGCAGAAATGACCGGCGAAAGCCTCATCCAAAAGTAA
- the eno gene encoding phosphopyruvate hydratase has translation MPFITDILAREVLDSRGNPTIEVEVYTESGAFGRGMVPSGASTGEHEAIELRDGDKDRYLGKGVLKAVDNVNKVIAEAILGFDVRDQMAIDRTMIELDGTPNKAKLGANAILGVSIAVARAAADYLDLPLYQYLGGFNAKVLPTPMMNIINGGSHADNSIDFQEFMIMPVGAPTFKEGLRMGTEIFHALAGILKSKGLTTSVGDEGGFAPNLGSNEEGFEVIIEAIKKAGYKPGEDVLLAMDAASSEFYNKEKGVYDLADSGEGEKTAEEMIKIYEDLVAKYPIVSIEDALDENDWEGTKKLTDVLGDKVQIVGDDLFVTNTEKLAKAIDMGVANSILIKVNQIGTLTETFDAIEMAKKAGYTAVISHRSGETEDSTISDISVATNAGQIKTGSLSRTDRIAKYNQLLRIEDQLGDLAVYEGKKAFYNLKNK, from the coding sequence ATGCCATTTATTACAGATATTTTAGCACGTGAAGTTTTAGACTCACGCGGAAACCCAACAATCGAAGTAGAAGTTTATACAGAAAGCGGAGCATTTGGTCGCGGAATGGTTCCATCAGGAGCTTCAACTGGTGAACACGAAGCTATCGAATTACGTGACGGAGACAAAGATCGTTACCTTGGAAAAGGTGTTTTAAAAGCTGTTGACAACGTAAACAAGGTAATTGCAGAAGCTATCCTTGGTTTTGACGTACGTGATCAAATGGCGATCGACAGAACGATGATCGAATTAGACGGTACTCCAAACAAAGCTAAATTGGGAGCAAACGCAATTTTAGGTGTTTCTATCGCTGTTGCACGTGCAGCTGCTGATTATTTAGATCTTCCTTTATACCAATACTTAGGCGGATTCAATGCTAAAGTATTGCCAACTCCAATGATGAACATCATCAATGGCGGATCACATGCTGACAACAGTATCGATTTCCAAGAATTCATGATTATGCCTGTTGGAGCTCCAACATTTAAAGAAGGCCTACGTATGGGAACAGAAATATTCCATGCATTAGCTGGTATCTTGAAATCTAAAGGCTTAACAACTTCTGTTGGTGATGAAGGTGGATTCGCTCCTAACCTAGGATCAAACGAAGAAGGCTTCGAAGTTATCATTGAAGCAATCAAAAAAGCTGGCTACAAACCTGGTGAAGATGTTCTTCTTGCTATGGATGCTGCTTCTTCTGAATTCTACAATAAAGAAAAAGGTGTTTATGACCTAGCTGATTCAGGCGAAGGCGAAAAAACAGCTGAAGAAATGATTAAAATTTATGAAGACTTAGTTGCAAAATACCCAATCGTGTCTATTGAAGATGCTTTAGACGAAAATGACTGGGAAGGTACTAAAAAATTAACTGATGTTTTAGGTGATAAAGTTCAAATCGTTGGTGATGACTTGTTCGTTACAAACACTGAAAAATTAGCTAAAGCAATTGATATGGGAGTAGCTAACTCAATCCTAATCAAAGTTAACCAAATTGGTACATTGACTGAAACTTTTGACGCTATTGAAATGGCTAAAAAAGCTGGTTATACAGCTGTTATTTCTCACCGTTCTGGTGAAACAGAAGATTCAACAATTTCTGATATCTCTGTTGCAACAAATGCTGGACAAATCAAAACTGGTTCTCTATCACGTACGGACCGTATTGCTAAATACAACCAATTGTTACGTATTGAAGACCAATTAGGCGACTTAGCTGTATACGAAGGCAAAAAAGCTTTCTACAACTTAAAAAACAAATAA